Proteins co-encoded in one Accipiter gentilis chromosome 5, bAccGen1.1, whole genome shotgun sequence genomic window:
- the TBKBP1 gene encoding TANK-binding kinase 1-binding protein 1: MDSMFEDDISILTQEALGPDEDWLDSPNTDLSGEMCSASHFALITAYDDIKNRLTGLERENSTLKRRLKMYEVKYPLIGEFGEEHIFSLYEAKETSLLKSEKASLQQQLNQFQHELQKSKEREEQLEEMIQAYEKLCVEKADLETELGEMRALVETHLSRIRSLEQQLRQRDASTFPGLGAPLPGQDVPFLALHPNPGLTHVLERAGGWQSRGLEATGRLEAELEAARQETQRAQRREEHLKAECERLQAELKHLQDTREQDQSERDMAWVKKVGDDQVNLALAYTELTEELCRLRNLSSLQSQILRALLQEKSLNGGQRHSPLSQCHSPAQQRRSPAPQCPSPAPPGRSPAPQCQSPALQRRSPGPPSQSPAQQRRSPAPGPCQSPAQQRRSPVPPSSQSPAQQRRSPAPPSCPSPASASPHRLPGERMELGYAKPSSRHIKAGFQGRRSYSEVSNVALYQQSRSLWLQPEASTLPKHRPYGEVYLGGTGSPLSAREPFEEHVRFEKQSSDEEEWALPSPPSPEAGAIRCASFCAGFPDADAVHRTAAAYARAEHAQSWPSINLLLETVDSEVRSCPLCQLAFPIGYPDDALVKHIDSHLENSKI, encoded by the exons ATGGATTCCATGTTCGAGGACGACATCAGTATCCTGACGCAGGAGGCGCTGGGGCCGGACGAGGACTGGCTCGACAGCCCCAACACCGACCTCTCGGGCGAGATGTGCTCGGCCTCCCACTTCGCCCTCATCACCGCTTACGACGACATCAAGAACCGGCTGACGGGGTTGGAGAGGGAGAACTCCACGCTCAAGCGCCGGCTCAAGATGTATGAGGTCAAG TACCCGCTGATCGGCGAGTTCGGGGAAGAGCACATCTTCTCCCTCTACGAGGCCAAGGAGACGTCGCTGCTCAAGAGCGAGAAGGCgtcgctgcagcagcagctcaacCAGTTCCAGCAcgag ctgcagaaaagcaaagagcgggaggagcagctggaggagatgatCCAGGCCTACGAGAAGCTGTGCGTGGAGAAAGCTGACCTGGAGACCGAGCTGGGCGAGATG CGGGCGCTGGTGGAGACGCACCTGAGCCGCATCCGGAGCCTGGAACAGCAGCTACGGCAGCGCGACGCCAGCACCTTCCCCGGGCTGGGTGCTCCGTTGCCGGGCCAGGACGTGCCTTTCCTCGCCCTGCACCCCAACCCTGGCTTGACCCACG TGCTGGAACGTGCCGGGGGCTGGCAGAGCCGGGGGCTGGAGGCGACGGGGCGGCTGGAGGCCGAATTGGAGGCGGCACGGCAGGAGACCCAGCGTGCCCAGCGCCGCGAGGAGCATCTCAAGGCCGAGTGCGAGCGGCTGCAGGCGGAGCTGAAGCACCTGCAGGACACCCGGGAGCAG GACCAGTCGGAGCGGGATATGGCCTGGGTGAAGAAGGTGGGAGACGACCA GGTGAACCTGGCGCTGGCCTACACGGAGCTGACGGAGGAGCTGTGCCGCCTGAGGAAcctcagctccctgcagagccagATCCTCCGCGCCCTGCTGCAGGAGAAGAGCCTCAACGGTG GCCAACGCCACTCCCCACTCTCCCAGTGCCATTCCCCAGCCCAGCAGCGTCGCTCGCCCGCCCCGCAGTGCCCCTCTCCCGCTCCGCCGGGGCGTTCGCCAGCACCCCAGTGCCAGTCGCCAGCGCTGCAACGGCGTTCGCCGGGACCCCCCAGCCAGTCGCCGGCCCAGCAGCGTCGCTCGCCAGCCCCCGGTCCCTGCCAGTCCCCTGCCCAGCAGCGCCGGTCCCCGGTCCCCCCATCCAGCCAGTCGCCCGCCCAGCAACGCCGGTCCCCAGCCCCGCCATCCTGCCCGTCCCCGGCCTCGGCGTCACCGCACCGGCTGCCCGGCGAGAGGATGGAGCTGGGTTACGCCAAACCCTCCAGCCGCCACATCAAAGCCGGTTTCCAGGGTCGTCGCAGCTACTCGGAGGTGAGCAACGTGGCCCTGTACCAGCAGAGCCGCTCGCTCTGGCTCCAGCCCGAAGCCTCGACGCTTCCCAAGCACCGGCCCTACGGCGAGGTGTACCTGGGGGGCACGGGGTCCCCGCTGAGCGCCCGCGAGCCCTTCGAGGAGCACGTGCGCTTCGAGAAGCAATCGTCGGATGAAGAGGAATGGGCCTTGCCCAGTCCCCCCAGCCCCGAAGCGGGGGCTATTCGCTGCGCCTCCTTCTGCGCCGGCTTCCCCGACGCCGACGCCGTGCACCGGACGGCCGCTGCCTACGCCCGGGCAGAGCACGCTCAGTCCTGGCCCTCGATCAAC ctgctgctggagacgGTGGACTCGGAGGTGCGGAGCTGCCCGCTGTGCCAGCTGGCGTTCCCCATCGGCTACCCGGACGATGCCCTGGTGAA